TGGGGCGGATAGAAATTCCGGGACATCAAGTCATCAATAATAGTAGGTGGGGCTTTAGCTTTTGGAAGACAAAGTACTTATCGCCAATCGCGGCGAGATAGCCATTCGTATAATGAACGCCTGCAAAAATCTGGGGCTGGATTACGTGGTAGTCTATACGCGGGAAGACGAAAGTTCCCTGCATGTGCAGTTGAATCGTGACAGCCGGAGCAATCGTTGTAATGCCTGGAGGGTGTCCAGTTATTGTGATCCGAACGATATTCTGGCCGTGGCAGATCATACCGGATGCACGGCCATCCATCCGGGCTATGGTTTTTTTGCCGAAGACTACCGGTTTGCCCGCCGGGTTCAAACCAGAGAGCGTGGCCTGACCTTTATCGGGCCAAGCTGGGAGGTTATCAAGGGCTTAGGCAGTAAGATTAATACTAAGGCCATAGCCAATGCCTTGAAGATACCGACTATTCCGGGATCGGACGCCCCTATTTATAACGAGATCGAGGCTGAGGGGCTGGCCGAGGAACTCTTCTATATTCAGGAAGAAAAAGGGATAAAGAATCCGTCCATCCTGGTCAAGGCCTCGGCCGGCGGCGGCGGTATGGGTATTGAGCAGGTGACCCATATCGACCAGTTCCGGCAGGTCTATCGGCGGATAAAGAATTATGCCAAGAGGCAGTTTGGTGACGAAGGGGTGCTGATCGAACAATGTATTAATGATTACAACCACCTGGAAGTGCAACTGGTTTGCAGCAGACATCGGGAGATGGTACATTTCGGCACCAGAAATTGCACCATCCAAAGCCTGGGGAGGCAGAAGCGTATCGAGGTGTCTCCGGGGTTCGATCTGGAGAAT
This Thermodesulfobacteriota bacterium DNA region includes the following protein-coding sequences:
- a CDS encoding biotin carboxylase N-terminal domain-containing protein — protein: MEDKVLIANRGEIAIRIMNACKNLGLDYVVVYTREDESSLHVQLNRDSRSNRCNAWRVSSYCDPNDILAVADHTGCTAIHPGYGFFAEDYRFARRVQTRERGLTFIGPSWEVIKGLGSKINTKAIANALKIPTIPGSDAPIYNEIEAEGLAEELFYIQEEKGIKNPSILVKASAGGGGMGIEQVTHIDQFRQVYRRIKNYAKRQFGDEGVLIEQCINDYNHLEVQLVCSRHREMVHFGTRNCTIQSLGRQKRIEVSPGFDLENPSGYQFNPQRILDEIIDYSLKLAAHVKYDNVGTWEWIVTREGHPYLLEVNTRIQVENDVSAKTSRIRGHDSPPNLIEEQIRLALGERLGYRQKDISFTGVAIEFRVVAEDTKRGFTPWIGTITGLEIPAYPWLSIYSHVPYQEAYDIPSEYDPNLALAIMWGENLAEAKERGRTFLSEVRIEGRNSREEPIITNLDYLKENIDNLLIFKD